From the genome of Rhodobacteraceae bacterium Araon29, one region includes:
- a CDS encoding redoxin domain-containing protein, whose product MAAIPPVCDFGWPAPDFALPATSGETLSLADISGANGTLVMFICNHCPYVLSVLDRIIRDARDLKALGIGVAAISANDVVAYPQDSFENMAKLASKQDFPFPYLYDESQAVARSYGAACTPDFFGFNSKHALQYRGRLDASTSTAGPADLRRDLFEAMKEVAETGHGPKDQIASMGCSIKWKDA is encoded by the coding sequence TGCGCTTCCTGCCACCAGCGGCGAAACCCTTTCTTTGGCAGATATCAGCGGTGCAAACGGCACATTGGTGATGTTTATCTGTAACCATTGCCCCTATGTGCTTTCGGTGCTTGACCGGATCATTCGCGATGCGCGCGATCTAAAAGCTCTGGGCATCGGCGTAGCGGCCATTAGCGCCAATGATGTGGTCGCCTATCCGCAGGACAGCTTTGAGAATATGGCCAAACTGGCCAGCAAGCAGGATTTTCCTTTCCCCTATCTTTATGATGAAAGCCAAGCGGTTGCGCGCAGCTACGGCGCGGCCTGCACGCCAGATTTTTTCGGCTTTAACAGCAAGCATGCGCTGCAATACCGCGGCCGGCTTGATGCATCAACAAGCACAGCCGGCCCAGCCGACCTGCGCCGTGATCTGTTTGAAGCCATGAAGGAAGTGGCCGAAACCGGCCATGGTCCCAAAGATCAAATTGCTTCAATGGGATGCTCGATCAAATGGAAAGACGCGTGA
- the gph gene encoding phosphoglycolate phosphatase (PGP is an essential enzyme in the glycolate salvage pathway in higher organisms (photorespiration in plants). Phosphoglycolate results from the oxidase activity of RubisCO in the Calvin cycle when concentrations of carbon dioxide are low relative to oxygen. This enzyme is a member of the Haloacid Dehalogenase (HAD) superfamily of aspartate-nucleophile hydrolase enzymes (PF00702).), protein MKAVIFDLDGTLIDSAPDILAAVNKMLSGEGYDTLDLPTVTSFIGRGLPNLVEQVMKARSIPLPMHAELCAKVLKHYTDPSDFLKQPYPGVLDALKCLKAQGTALAICTNKPFDAAQADLDFLGMADFFDAMVGGDTLPVKKPDPAPLHRCLELLGAKAALYVGDSETDYDTAQNAAFDFALFTLGYRKKELSYFKAATRFDDFAKLLGIVEAWAEKKCTDVS, encoded by the coding sequence GTGAAGGCTGTCATTTTTGACCTCGACGGCACATTGATTGACAGCGCGCCGGACATCCTCGCCGCTGTGAACAAAATGCTGAGCGGCGAAGGCTACGACACGCTTGATTTGCCAACAGTGACCTCTTTTATTGGCAGAGGGCTGCCTAATCTTGTGGAACAGGTGATGAAAGCGCGCAGCATACCGCTGCCGATGCACGCAGAGCTCTGTGCAAAAGTCTTGAAGCATTACACCGACCCCAGCGATTTTTTGAAACAGCCTTATCCGGGGGTTTTGGACGCGCTTAAATGCCTAAAGGCGCAGGGGACCGCGCTTGCGATCTGCACCAATAAGCCCTTTGATGCAGCGCAAGCCGACCTAGATTTTCTTGGCATGGCGGATTTTTTCGATGCCATGGTGGGGGGTGACACCCTGCCTGTTAAAAAACCCGACCCCGCCCCGCTGCACCGCTGCCTTGAGCTTTTGGGCGCCAAAGCCGCGCTATATGTGGGCGATAGCGAAACCGATTACGACACAGCGCAAAACGCCGCATTTGATTTCGCGCTGTTCACGCTTGGATACCGCAAGAAAGAGCTTTCCTATTTCAAGGCGGCAACCCGCTTTGACGATTTTGCCAAACTGCTGGGTATTGTCGAGGCATGGGCGGAGAAGAAATGTACAGATGTTTCGTGA
- a CDS encoding phosphotransferase, with protein sequence MKSQTVAGGQNTVRISGDRVTRTHHPWSLAIRKLLAVCAEKQLDFVPKWLGQDKDGNEVFEYMDGEVGHDPLPHFLTSDVAVDSAGKTLRQFHDATRELVNDETLTWQFAAKQPSEVICHGDFASYNCTFKDAKVVGVFDFDCAFPAPRLWDISYAIYRFSPFLNFGEFDDDFGDVKNRLRRMYLFVEAYGETSQTARDAFGLIPERLESMVNWMYQEAAQGNEHCQRSLDQGHHALYLRDHDAIKAFYQAELH encoded by the coding sequence ATGAAAAGCCAAACAGTTGCTGGCGGACAGAACACAGTGCGTATTTCCGGGGATAGAGTCACCCGAACGCATCATCCTTGGAGCTTGGCCATACGTAAACTGCTAGCAGTATGTGCAGAAAAGCAGCTGGATTTTGTGCCCAAATGGCTCGGGCAAGATAAAGATGGAAACGAAGTCTTTGAATACATGGATGGCGAAGTGGGACACGATCCACTGCCCCATTTTTTGACCAGTGATGTGGCTGTTGACAGTGCGGGCAAAACCCTACGGCAATTCCATGACGCTACGCGCGAGCTTGTTAACGATGAAACTTTAACATGGCAGTTTGCGGCCAAGCAGCCGTCAGAAGTGATCTGCCACGGCGATTTTGCAAGCTACAACTGCACGTTCAAAGATGCAAAGGTGGTGGGCGTTTTTGATTTCGACTGCGCATTTCCCGCGCCTCGGCTTTGGGATATATCCTATGCGATTTATCGGTTTTCGCCCTTCTTGAATTTTGGCGAATTTGACGACGACTTTGGCGATGTGAAAAACAGGCTGCGCCGGATGTATTTATTCGTTGAGGCCTACGGCGAGACGTCCCAAACCGCGCGGGACGCCTTTGGGCTTATTCCTGAGCGGCTCGAGTCAATGGTTAATTGGATGTATCAAGAAGCGGCGCAAGGCAATGAACACTGTCAGCGTAGTTTGGATCAAGGGCATCACGCGCTTTATTTAAGAGATCATGATGCCATCAAAGCATTTTACCAAGCGGAATTACACTGA